Genomic segment of Sebastes fasciatus isolate fSebFas1 chromosome 3, fSebFas1.pri, whole genome shotgun sequence:
CGACTCATGTGACGATAGCCAGAGCGACAGTGGGGTTTCAGCGGACTTCTCCCCGTGCAGCACCCTGGAGGGCAACACCACCATCTCTACAGGCTCTCCAGCAGCTGCACCCAAAGAGACTCCCATTGAGAGGGAGATCCGACGGGCCATAGAGCGTGAGCACAGCCTGAGAAGGTCTAGAGGGCTTCCGAATCCCCCCACTTCACCAGAGTACGTAGAGATCCCTTTAAGGAAAACTGTTCTCAGCCAGTCAATAACCGGTAAGCCTGAGAGGTGTCAAGGCAAAGACAGGCAGTTAGCAGGCAAAAAGATGCAGCACGAGATCCACGAAGAGAACAAGAGGGAACAGGATCTGGTCAAGCTCGGGAAAGTTCCAGGTTTCTATGACAAAGGCACCGTGCGCCAAGTCAAAGAGAGGAAACAGCTTTTTGAGGCCTTTCAGAAATCCAATGACTCAAATTTGACTGCCAGGAGTAAAACCACGTCCTGGTCCTCTGCCAGTGACACCTCAACCCTGGAGGACATGTCATCGCAGGCATCCACCATAGGAGGCTCATACGTGGAGAGGATTCCCACACAGAGCCCAAACTTAGCCAAAGGAGGAGGTTCTTTGACTCCCCGAGGACCAGGCTTCTCTGAGGGGACAGCCTGTCAGATCATCATCCTAGAGAACAATCTGAGTGTCCCAGCACAGAAGCTCTACCACGCCAAAACAGAAGTCGACTCTGGAGGTCCTAACATGTCATCATCCAGGACAGCAGGACATGGTGGGATTAAAGTGAgagagcaagaagaggaggtggaggaggaggaggaggtaccCAAGGAGAACCCATTTTTCAAGCTGCGCTCCTCAACGAATTTAGTTAAAGTGGAGCAGGACATCCGGGAGGCTCAAGAGAGGGAAAAGGAGCTTCACAAGCAGAGGGTCAGTGTGTATGGGGGCACAGAGGGTgcaaaaggaggagggaggccGGGCAGCTCAGACGGAAAGAGTCCCatgttgtcttcttcttcactgaaTGGACTGGCTGTTCCCGACTTACCTGGTTCATCATCCAGAGGGGGAACTAGACCCACAGCAGGTTAGTGTAATGCTGAGTAAGAgctagaagtgtgtgtgtgtgtgtgtgtgtgtgtgtgacaatgtgtttgtgtgtatgggtatgtgtgtaatattttttatatctgtggTGAGATGATGAAAACCCTCTGAAACAGCCCCAGGAGcacattatttcatttttctcATGGTCAGTGGAAAACCTCAGAACATCTTTCGATATCAGTGTTAGCTGTTACGAGCAATAATTTCGCATCGGGGAGACCATAAGCTGGCCGACAAGAAAATTAAATCCTGTAACTCCGCACAATAAATAAAGCATCTAGTCTGTCATATTAATTGCAAAAGCTGAGGTGAAGAAAACCCGTTGTTGTGTCAGCAAGAAAGGAGCGCGTTGGAAGAGTCCAATTTTGGGATGAAGCATTCAAAAAGTGCaaacaacttgttttttttttagttcttaTGGTGATAAAGTTGTATATCTTATTAGTTCCTTATGACAACAAGAGCAAATGTGAAATACAATGCTGCCAATACGGCCTGCTGAGAGGACAAGTTATTAACGTGCATCTCTGTGTGGTTTCAACTTTGCTGCCATTGTGTGCACTGTGCTGtatagcagtggttcccaaccaggCTTGCAGTTGCCAGGGGGTGCTCAACTAATCAATATccatagatatgtatatatatatatatatatattatcctttatttaaccaggtagtactcattgagattaagaatctcttttgcaagagagacctggccaagacagcagcatttaaacatacattaaagtttcagacgccacaacataaaacaaatgcaaaataaatacatagcataataACATACAAAAGCCATTAAAATCAAGAGtttgaagccaacgttaaagggaaaatattcagaaacacagacagctcccgattgcctctgcttctaggtctttcattaatgttttaaattcatcaaaagtaatcagatttTCCAGCTTCAACTTAGCCTGCAGTGTATTCCAGGAGAAGGGAGCAGAATAGCTGAAGGCCATCTTACCAAGTTCTGTGCGGACCTTAGGTACAGATAATAAGTACAGGTCAgaatatatatgaattataaTTTGATTAAACAAATACATCCACATGTTGAGTCATATAACACCTGAACACTACATGTTGAGAGTGTGTGAAAGCTAGTTAGCCAGCAAGCTGAGAAGTCAGTTAGTTAAAAGTAGGGCTGgatgataattcaatatgatgaTTTATCGTCTTTCAGTGGAATCATAtcatgatgaaatcatatattgatatattgtgatacacaATTACATCGTCTAAATCGATAATAACATACTAACttaaatttctcagaaaatctgaattGATAAGAATTCAGTTTATGGGAATACAACAATGTAATTAAAGCAAACTATTATCTTATCTCtgattaatctgtatttgtgtgcatgcatatgcATATGTAAACATAGTCTGTGTATAGCaggatatatttattttttttctctataatttttcacttttaactgttatgttcattttgcacaaattcttaattaaatgagaaaatactcagtacttttcctttgtcaagtattttaatgcacacaaaaataggccttaccatgtggttatttcatattgaCCATTCATTTGTTGAATTACCCGAGAACATGCAATATTGTGATATCATTTATAttgttatcaagatatgaaataaccaatatcgggatagaagattttgacCATATCAACAAGTCCTAGCCAAAAGTAAAGTATAAATGGTTGAGATAGCAAAAAGTATAGGATAATCAGTTGAAACAGATAgctataaataatgaataaatagctTCTCCTCCAAGTGTAGCACGAATACAAACTGACCTAAATATTGAAAGTCAAATTGTGTGAAAAATGATCAGCTTGTATATAATTAATAGGTTAAAggtaatgtacagcgagccggtcattgttgtgaaataaacccagacagagCGATCTGGCGAAGaggaggggtcttgcatcgccctgaaggggtttatttcaccaCAATAACCGattagctgtacattatcccgcttattacacggctacttacttaagaaatcaataacttcacacaaaaacggtccgctagagtccgacatcagaactgcgcccatagcaacggtctgttatacatagcaacagtctattataaagaaataacagaccgtagaaagccgttattgaccaatcagaatcgagtattcaacaattCCGTGTAATAATGTTAAATAACCTCTAGTTTAAAGCAAATGAACACATTTTGAACATGATGGGTGGTGTCGAAGAGGCTTAGGGAGTACATCAGACAACAGACtgcagtacagtatgtttgtgtgttttgttggcaGGAAGGATTGTCAATGAGTTTTTTTGTGACTGTATAATATGAATGAAAGTGTCACCAGTCATCATAGGTTTTACAACTGTGTAACAAACAGATCAGGGTGTGCTACTACCGGACCTGAATGACCAtgacttttctttgtcttatagaCAATGAGTTATGCAACCTTTTATATGCCTGCGTCATTTCCGGTGCcaactttttctttctctttcaccgAGTTCAATCGAACACATTTCGTTCCCTTAATTCCCTCTGCATTCCTCTCTTCTCATTTCACTGTGCTGCTTCAACATGTTCACTCTTAATTTGATTCAGGCAGGCTTTATTGCACACAGTGCGGAGAACAAACAAAATCACAGGAACACCTTTGCCTCATTGCTAGTACCCTGCTCTTGCTCAACCTGCCTGCACCCATTTtttattctctttctctctctctctctctctctctcttgcagaACGCCAGTCAGTTGGCAAGTTGGGCGTCTGGCCCCCGGCCCCGGCTGAAGAGGAGAAAACAAACCGGCCAGAGGTGAGTCAGCGTTGCCAGTCGTCCTGTTGGAATTAAGTTTAATCATTACAATGCCCTTTACACTGCTTGCTATGACTTTCTGAAAATCTAACCAAGTGGAATAACACCAGGTCTCATATGGACATTCATTAGGTAGTTTTTGCTCTATTAGATTAACGCAGCAACCCTACCTACCTCGTAAACTTGGTATAGGACATGAAAATGTAGGCAAATCACCTTCCTGAGTCGTCGCACTCAAATGCAGTCAAAAGGATATCAGGTTCCACAATCATGAAGCTTCTTTAACCGAGAGttcatatatatagatatataaattgCAATGTCGCTCTGGGGGTTTGGTTAGTCTCTCAGCGGCATGAATATGAACGCATGTTTTTAAAACTGCACTGGATTCAATGAAGAAAGGCTCTTGGGAGGATGTCAGCATCTCTTTTGCACCAAATGTGGGCCACAAACATCTGATAACATACTGAACACACAGTAAGGAGCTTATCTTTATAGATAAGGGAAGAAGGCAAACAGCTCTGAGACAGAAagggagggagtgtgtgtgtgtgtgtgtgtgtgtgggag
This window contains:
- the misp3 gene encoding uncharacterized protein misp3, which gives rise to MELPNRGGAASQGSGCVVAVRERHSRAGERTERESKQTGGEGGQKELERNKAVGQQHGKGLLNLSVQTQEVKTGKHSSASSKHTRMESDSCDDSQSDSGVSADFSPCSTLEGNTTISTGSPAAAPKETPIEREIRRAIEREHSLRRSRGLPNPPTSPEYVEIPLRKTVLSQSITGKPERCQGKDRQLAGKKMQHEIHEENKREQDLVKLGKVPGFYDKGTVRQVKERKQLFEAFQKSNDSNLTARSKTTSWSSASDTSTLEDMSSQASTIGGSYVERIPTQSPNLAKGGGSLTPRGPGFSEGTACQIIILENNLSVPAQKLYHAKTEVDSGGPNMSSSRTAGHGGIKVREQEEEVEEEEEVPKENPFFKLRSSTNLVKVEQDIREAQEREKELHKQRVSVYGGTEGAKGGGRPGSSDGKSPMLSSSSLNGLAVPDLPGSSSRGGTRPTAERQSVGKLGVWPPAPAEEEKTNRPEVLQSPRTPRHKTPLVQRWESGLVNGHNTEDD